One window from the genome of Amaranthus tricolor cultivar Red isolate AtriRed21 chromosome 9, ASM2621246v1, whole genome shotgun sequence encodes:
- the LOC130824340 gene encoding LOW QUALITY PROTEIN: uroporphyrinogen decarboxylase 1, chloroplastic-like (The sequence of the model RefSeq protein was modified relative to this genomic sequence to represent the inferred CDS: inserted 1 base in 1 codon), whose amino-acid sequence MRRQAGRYMAVYRKLAEKHPSFRERSETTDLIVEISLQPWKAFRPDGVIIFSDILTPLPAFGVPFDIEEVRGPLIHSPIRDEAALIALHAIDLEKLNFVGESLEILRHEVGDKAAVLGFVGAPWTIATYIVEXGTTRTYTVIKSMCHTAPHVLEALLSHLTKAITEYIVYQVKSGAHCIQIFDSWGGQLPPHMWERWSKPYIKQIVDAVRKRCPETPPFLYINGNDGLLERMKGTGVDVIGLDWTVDMADGRSRLGPEFSVQGNVDPAYLFSPLPALTNEIYRVVRCAGSRGHILNLGHGVLVGTPEEAVAHFFDVA is encoded by the exons ATGAGGCGCCAAGCAGGAAGGTATATGGCTGTTTACAGAAAGCTTGCAGAGAAACACCCATCATTTAGAGAGAGATCAGAGACAACTGATCTCATTGTGGAAATTTCGTTGCAGCCTTGGAAAGCATTTCGTCCTGATGGGGTTATAATTTTTTCTGACATACTCACCCCTCTGCCTGCTTTTGGTGTTCCTTTTGATATAGAAGAAGTCAGGGGTCCTCTAATTCATTCTCCTATTCGCGATGAAGCTGCCTTGATAGCATTGCATGCAATTGACTTGGAGAAGCTTAATTTTGTAGGCGAATCTCTTGAAATTTTGCGCCATGAG GTTGGAGATAAGGCTGCAGTTCTGGGTTTTGTGGGTGCACCTTGGACTATAGCTACCTATATAGTGG GGGGTACTACTCGCACATACACTGTGATAAAGAGTATGTGCCATACAGCACCTCATGTTCTCGAGGCACTTTTGTCACACCTAACCAAGGCAATCACTGAATACATAGTTTACCAAGTTAAGTCTGGAGCTCATTGTATTCAAATATTTGATTCATGGGGTGGACAACTCCCACCTCATATGTGGGAACGTTGGTCGAAACCATATATTAAACAG ATTGTCGATGCTGTGAGGAAAAGATGCCCTGAAACACCACCCTTTCTCTACATCAACGGAAATGATGGCCTTCTTGAAAGAATGAAAGGAACGGGAGTTGATGTGATTGGGCTAGACTGGACAGTAGATATGGCTGATGGGAGGTCACGATTGGGACCAGAATTTAGTGTGCAGGGGAATGTTGACCCGGCTTATTTGTTTTCTCCCCTTCCGGCCTTGACAAATGAAATTTATAG aGTTGTTAGATGTGCAGGGTCAAGAGGTCACATCTTAAATCTCGGACATGGTGTTCTCGTAGGAACACCAGAGGAAGCGGTTGCTCACTTCTTTGATGTTGCTTAA